One Acidobacteriota bacterium DNA segment encodes these proteins:
- a CDS encoding molybdopterin-binding protein: protein MLSDDANLPSRRVEPMAFEVILVGEDLLAGDVRDDHLRSLASFARQHGAIIRRATIVPYDLKAVRDAIAEAESRKPELVVVTGGLGPARRDCTLEAVSDVYGRPLSSAPLAHRWVDDAYTRLSHKGVVGSAAMNITRDKLCQIPVGSQPLKNEIGVANGIWLRLAGRPALLCLPGMPRESEAMLAEVTESIRELRPRHYVVRREIESPTTDEAALQPLIEKLAREFPEVRFQTRPIASARKGANVRVIFESHGRSEAETNGLVGDAIRRLIALQSGS, encoded by the coding sequence ATGCTCTCTGATGACGCGAACCTCCCGTCGCGACGGGTAGAACCGATGGCCTTCGAGGTGATCCTCGTCGGCGAAGACCTACTCGCCGGAGACGTGCGAGACGACCATCTCCGATCGCTGGCGTCGTTCGCAAGACAGCATGGCGCCATCATTCGGCGAGCGACGATTGTTCCTTACGACCTCAAGGCCGTTCGCGACGCGATCGCCGAGGCAGAGTCGCGAAAGCCGGAGCTGGTTGTGGTGACCGGAGGGCTGGGTCCGGCCCGGCGGGATTGCACCCTCGAAGCGGTCTCGGATGTCTATGGACGCCCGCTCTCCTCGGCCCCGCTGGCCCATCGTTGGGTTGACGACGCGTACACCCGGCTCTCCCATAAGGGGGTCGTCGGCTCGGCGGCGATGAATATCACCCGAGACAAGCTGTGTCAGATTCCGGTGGGATCTCAGCCATTGAAGAACGAAATCGGTGTCGCCAACGGCATCTGGTTACGTCTAGCCGGTCGTCCCGCGTTGCTCTGTCTTCCCGGGATGCCTCGCGAATCGGAAGCGATGTTGGCGGAAGTCACCGAGTCGATCCGTGAACTTCGACCACGCCACTATGTCGTCCGCCGCGAAATCGAGTCGCCGACGACAGACGAGGCGGCGTTGCAACCGCTTATCGAGAAGCTCGCCCGGGAGTTCCCGGAGGTCCGTTTTCAGACCCGGCCCATCGCCAGCGCCCGCAAGGGGGCGAACGTTCGCGTGATCTTCGAGAGTCACGGTCGTTCCGAGGCAGAGACCAACGGTCTTGTCGGTGACGCCATCCGTCGATTGATCGCCCTTCAGAGTGGGAGTTGA
- a CDS encoding FAD-dependent thymidylate synthase, whose amino-acid sequence MSAGTIVEPDSFSAEEQAALAPYFTNLDGDVFAMTNLPEVVKGALFARYSRSAKSLRRLFLDEFHDQVAEVHSTSGVGTARAEKLYEKVFLEYGDDSVAQLGGVHLACENVSNILTKLLEWGRLMAYLEQSTRYVPYTDRPGGDFKYHRPRELHGGPLESQYRETLDLAFSTYCRWLGPVTELWAERYPREEGTPKGVYKRTLQAKALDTLRGLLPAATTANVGIYGTGQAYEALLLRLKASPLAEARSVADAMLIELRKVIPAFLRRVDLPDRGQVWSRYFADVREASRDLTKALTEDVVGSAADEVVLTDFDPDGETKIVAAAMYAVSDLPDRQLIEMARGMTHEQRLRVLRTYVGDRTNRRHRPGRAFERTAYRFDVLTDYGAFRDLQRHRMLTLEWQQLSAAHGYNVGEAVEAVGALSEWQEVMRRTAELHGRILDAGLPAVASYCIPMAYRVRFYMDMNAREAMHTLELRTAPAGHPSYRRVCQKMHRLIAEEAGHTAVAEAMKYVDHGEVELERLEAEAAADRRRQSPES is encoded by the coding sequence CCCGCTCAGCAAAATCCCTTCGACGCCTGTTCCTCGACGAATTCCATGACCAGGTTGCAGAGGTTCACTCGACATCCGGCGTCGGTACCGCGCGTGCCGAGAAGCTCTACGAGAAAGTCTTCCTGGAGTACGGTGACGATTCGGTGGCGCAACTCGGTGGCGTTCACCTGGCGTGCGAGAACGTCTCGAACATCTTGACCAAGCTCCTGGAGTGGGGTCGGTTGATGGCGTACCTCGAGCAGTCGACGCGGTACGTGCCCTACACCGATCGCCCCGGTGGCGACTTCAAATACCATCGCCCGCGTGAGTTGCACGGTGGCCCCCTCGAATCTCAATACCGCGAGACGCTGGATCTTGCGTTCTCCACCTACTGTCGCTGGTTGGGGCCGGTCACGGAGCTGTGGGCGGAGAGGTATCCCCGAGAGGAGGGGACGCCGAAGGGTGTTTACAAGCGCACGCTTCAGGCAAAAGCGTTGGATACATTGCGCGGGCTGCTGCCCGCCGCGACCACGGCCAACGTCGGGATCTACGGGACGGGGCAGGCCTACGAGGCTCTGCTCCTACGGCTCAAGGCCTCGCCTCTGGCAGAAGCCCGCTCCGTCGCGGATGCCATGCTCATCGAGCTGCGGAAGGTCATCCCCGCATTCCTGCGCCGAGTGGATCTCCCGGACCGGGGCCAGGTCTGGAGTCGATACTTCGCGGACGTTCGGGAGGCATCACGGGATCTGACGAAAGCGTTGACGGAAGATGTGGTCGGTAGCGCTGCCGACGAGGTGGTGCTTACCGATTTCGATCCCGACGGCGAGACCAAGATTGTAGCGGCCGCCATGTACGCCGTTTCCGATCTGCCCGATCGACAGCTGATCGAGATGGCACGCGGAATGACTCACGAGCAGCGTCTTCGGGTGCTGCGGACCTACGTCGGCGATCGAACCAATCGGCGACATCGGCCCGGTCGCGCATTCGAGCGCACGGCCTATCGTTTCGACGTCCTCACGGACTACGGCGCGTTTCGTGACCTGCAGAGACATCGGATGTTGACGCTCGAGTGGCAGCAACTCTCCGCGGCGCACGGTTACAACGTGGGCGAGGCCGTCGAGGCCGTCGGCGCGCTGTCCGAATGGCAGGAGGTCATGCGGCGGACGGCCGAACTCCACGGTCGGATCCTCGATGCCGGCCTACCCGCGGTGGCTTCGTATTGCATCCCGATGGCCTATCGCGTTCGGTTCTACATGGACATGAACGCGCGGGAGGCGATGCACACTCTGGAGCTGAGGACGGCGCCCGCAGGGCATCCGTCGTATCGAAGGGTCTGTCAGAAGATGCACCGACTCATTGCCGAAGAGGCGGGACACACGGCCGTCGCGGAAGCGATGAAGTACGTGGACCATGGTGAGGTCGAGCTCGAACGGCTCGAGGCGGAGGCAGCGGCCGACCGGAGACGGCAGTCCCCCGAGAGCTAA